From the genome of Tachysurus vachellii isolate PV-2020 chromosome 2, HZAU_Pvac_v1, whole genome shotgun sequence, one region includes:
- the glrba gene encoding glycine receptor, beta a, with amino-acid sequence MRCSVMDMRSLFLLLLLVQFSAEGAAKEGGKPKKGKKGKKPVVCPSQLSAEDLDRVPANSTSNILNRLLVTYDSRIRPNFKGIPVEDKVNIFINSFGSIQETTMDYRLNIFLRQRWNDPRLRLPTDFKSDALTVDPKMFQCLWKPDLFFANEKNANFHDVTQENILLFIFRNGDVLISMRLSVTLSCPLDLTLFPMDTQLCKMQLESYGYTTKDLVFMWQSGDPVQMDEIALPQFDVKQEDIAYRNCTKFYSGTGYYTCVEVIFTLRRQVGFYLMGFYAPTLLIVVLSWLSFWINPDASAARVPLGILSVLSLTSECTSLASELPKVSYVKAIDVWMIACLLFGFGSLVEYAVVQVMLNSPKQIEAEKAKMAEKEKEKEKEKEKEGKTASKANSINGTGGTPIHVNTLQVVETRCKKVCTSKSDLRSNDFSIVGSLPRDFELSNFDCYGKPIESSNALLKSQNKNAKKPAPPKPVIPSAAKRVDLYARALFPFSFLFFNVIYWSTYL; translated from the exons ATGAG GTGTTCAGTCATGGACATGAGGTCGTTGttcttgctgctgctgctggtgcagTTTTCTGCTGAAGGTGCAGCAAAAGAAGGAGGCAAACccaagaaaggaaagaaaggcaaAAAACCAGTCGTCTGTCCTTC TCAACTGTCCGCCGAAGACCTCGACCGAGTTCCTGCCAATTCAACCAGCAACATCCTCAACCGTCTGCTAGTGACGTACGACTCCCGAATCCGTCCCAACTTCAAAG gtattCCAGTAGAGGATAAGGTGAACATTTTCATCAACAGCTTTGGCTCAATACAAGAGACTACAATG GATTACCGCTTGAACATTTTCCTCCGGCAACGTTGGAACGACCCAAGGTTACGCTTGCCGACAGACTTCAAGTCGGACGCGCTGACGGTAGACCCCAAAATGTTCCAGTGCCTGTGGAAGCCCGATCTGTTCTTTGCCAACGAGAAGAACGCCAACTTCCATGACGTGACGCAGGAGAACATCCTGCTGTTCATCTTCCGCAATGGCGACGTGCTCATTAGCATGAG gttaTCAGTGACCCTGTCATGTCCTCTGGATCTCACTCTTTTTCCCATGGACACACAACTTTGCAAGATGCAACTAGAGAgct aCGGCTACACCACCAAGGACCTGGTGTTCATGTGGCAGTCTGGTGACCCAGTTCAGATGGACGAGATTGCTCTGCCGCAGTTTGATGTCAAACAAGAGGACATCGCTTACAGGAACTGCACCAAATTCTACTCTggaacag GATATTACACGTGTGTGGAGGTGATATTCACTCTCAGGAGACAGGTGGGCTTCTACTTGATGGGGTTTTACGCTCCCACGCTCCTCATCGTGGTCCTCTCATGGCTGTCTTTCTGGATTAACCCCGATGCCAGCGCAGCCCGCGTCCCTTTAG gtaTTCTGTCTGTCCTATCTCTCACTTCTGAATGTACATCTCTGGCATCTGAGCTGCCGAAAGTCTCCTACGTGAAGGCCATCGATGTCTGGATGATCGCCTGCCTGCTCTTCGGCTTTGGCTCTCTGGTGGAGTACGCCGtagttcag GTGATGCTGAACAGTCCCAAGCAGATCGAGGCGGAGAAGGCGAAGATGgcggagaaggagaaggagaaagagaaagagaaagagaaggaagggAAGACGGCGTCCAAGGCCAACTCCATCAACGGCACCGGAGGAACCCCGATTCATGTCAACACGCTGCAG GTGGTTGAAACCCGTTGTAAGAAAGTCTGCACCTCCAAGTCGGACCTGCGCTCTAACGACTTCAGTATCGTCGGCTCTCTGCCGCGCGACTTTGAGCTCTCCAACTTTGACTGCTACGGGAAGCCCATCGAGTCCTCGAACGCGCTGCTGAAATCGCAGAACAAGAACGCTAAGAAGCCGGCGCCCCCAAAACCCGTCATCCCGTCCGCTGCCAAACGTGTCGACCTGTATGCTCGCGCCCTCTTCcctttctcctttctcttttttaacgTCATCTACTGGTCCACTTACCTGTGA